A segment of the Desulfitobacterium dehalogenans ATCC 51507 genome:
TTCATATTTGGCACTGTTTCGTCCTTCGGTATGTTTTTGAATCTCGCCCGATCGTTTCATGGTATACCTCCTGATTGATGATAAAGGATAAAGGGATAGAAATTACCTTCCATAATAGTATGTGAAAATCTTCGGGCAGACATTCGAAATAATTTAAAAAGGGAATTTTTTGGAAATGCCTTGTTGGATGGGTAACGTTTTAGACCTTGACCCCATATCCTATGAGTAAATCAACCGAAAAGGACGGGTCATCATGATCATGAACTATGTTTTTCCGGCCATCATGGAGCGCAATACCCTGTCGGGCCGGTATATCGTTATTTTCCCAGATCTGCCGGACCCCATCTGCCAGGGGGAAACCCCGGAAGCCTCCGATCCTGTAAGCCGGAAAAAGCGGGAGGATGCCGAGGTCATTGTGCTGGAGGCTGATCCGCCTGTTTGAGGAGTATGGGCCCCCACAGCCCACCTTACCAGATTGGCAAGCGCTTGCCAAACTGAGCTACACCCAAGGGATTATTCTACTGGGCGTCCCGGAGGAGGAACGGGCTTAGTTTATCGAAGAGCTGGATCCGGAAAGTCTATCGACCCGGGAATTGCAAAAGGCGGTTCAAGAGCGGAACCGGGCTGCGGAAGAACGGGACAACCTGATAACCAAAGTGGAAGAGCTGAATCAAGCAAGAGCCGGACATATAAAGTCTATAAAGATAAGATCGTTAATTTTTTGGCTGAGGGCTTAAAAATAAAAATGTAATTAATAATAGGATAGAACAGAATGAAAGCCCCTTTATCCGAATGGTATACTGTTCGGATAAAGGGGCCTTTTCACTAATCAGAAAGCATAAGTTGTTGGGGGGCATGGAGGGAGCAGCACTGCTGCTTTAAATAAAGTAGCTTTGCGATACCTCCGGATAAGCATACTTTATACTAATTTAATCCGCGTTTCTCACTTCAATTCCAGCAAGTTTTTCATAATATTGAACTAAGGCGCTATGATCCTGGTGATCCAGTTCGTAGCTTTTTAAAGTCTGCATCATTTCCATGACGGTCGCCGTCAGCGGTAGGGGCGAGCCAATATCATGGCCGGTCTCCATGACATTGTTAAGGTCCTTGATGTGGAGATTAATGCGGAAACCTGGATCAAAGCGGCGCTCAAACATCATGGGTCCTTTGGCATCCAGCACCGTGCTTCCCGCCAATCCACCCCGAATGGCTTTGTAGACCGTCTCCGGATTAGCTCCGGCTTTGGTAGCCATGGTTAATGCCTCAGACACAGCAGCGATATTTACGGCAACGATAATCTGATTGGCCAGCTTCGTAACATTGCCGGCACCCACGCCCCCGCAGAGGACGGCTGAAGAACCCATGGCTTTTAATATAGGAAGAAATTCCTCAAAGTCCTCGGATTTTCCCCCGACCATAATGGAAAGGGTTCCATCGATGGCTTTAGGCTCCCCACCGCTCACCGGTGCATCCATGAAGCGGACCTTTTTTTCGGCAAGCTTTTGGGCCACTTCCTGACTGGCACCGGGAGCAATAGAACTCATATCGAT
Coding sequences within it:
- the garR gene encoding 2-hydroxy-3-oxopropionate reductase, coding for MKIGFIGLGIMGKPMSLNLLKAGHEVVVYNRSQKSVQECVQAGAEAGASPKDVAERCSLIITMLPNSPQVKEVVLGPNGVLEGAQPGAMVIDMSSIAPGASQEVAQKLAEKKVRFMDAPVSGGEPKAIDGTLSIMVGGKSEDFEEFLPILKAMGSSAVLCGGVGAGNVTKLANQIIVAVNIAAVSEALTMATKAGANPETVYKAIRGGLAGSTVLDAKGPMMFERRFDPGFRINLHIKDLNNVMETGHDIGSPLPLTATVMEMMQTLKSYELDHQDHSALVQYYEKLAGIEVRNAD